The following proteins are co-located in the Fodinibius salicampi genome:
- a CDS encoding DUF4382 domain-containing protein: MMNISNLKSTVPRVLKGLFAFALIVSVAVSCNDVNFGGAENGKAHMKVKLTDAPGDYQEVNIDVQAMRIHYTPFSSDTASDPSGEWIDLPVEPMKVDLLELTNGVDTLLADAELDPGHYKELRLILGSDNTVMVDSMLKDLKVPSGQQSGYKIKFKTELEAGENIDVVVDFDAGRSVHKAGKSGKYILKPVLKAFVESGEEVEVGSISGAVEPSESTPNIFAIVGEDTSATTQADEDGEFLLQGLESGQYDLSIEPTNDQYADTTLFDVMVEEGEQTEVGVITLEEVE, encoded by the coding sequence ATGATGAATATATCAAATCTTAAATCTACAGTACCCCGTGTTTTAAAAGGGCTATTTGCATTTGCACTGATAGTCTCAGTAGCAGTTTCTTGCAATGATGTGAATTTTGGTGGAGCGGAAAATGGAAAGGCACATATGAAGGTAAAACTCACTGATGCACCCGGTGATTATCAGGAAGTGAATATAGATGTGCAGGCCATGCGCATACACTATACTCCATTTAGCAGCGATACCGCAAGTGATCCCTCTGGTGAATGGATAGATTTACCGGTAGAGCCAATGAAGGTTGATTTATTAGAACTGACAAATGGAGTCGATACCCTTTTGGCTGACGCTGAATTGGATCCTGGACATTATAAAGAGCTGCGACTGATCCTCGGAAGTGATAATACCGTTATGGTAGATAGTATGCTTAAGGATTTAAAAGTACCAAGTGGACAACAATCCGGTTACAAAATTAAATTCAAGACAGAGCTTGAAGCTGGTGAAAATATCGATGTAGTAGTTGACTTTGATGCTGGCCGGTCCGTACATAAAGCCGGTAAGAGTGGAAAGTATATCCTTAAACCCGTACTCAAGGCTTTTGTAGAAAGTGGAGAGGAAGTTGAAGTAGGATCAATATCCGGAGCAGTAGAGCCTTCCGAGTCTACCCCCAATATTTTTGCGATTGTGGGTGAAGATACTAGCGCCACTACTCAGGCAGATGAGGACGGTGAATTCTTACTGCAGGGATTAGAGAGCGGTCAATATGATTTGAGTATTGAACCAACCAATGATCAGTATGCTGACACGACCTTGTTTGATGTCATGGTCGAAGAAGGTGAACAAACGGAAGTGGGCGTTATCACCTTAGAAGAAGTTGAATAA
- a CDS encoding YebC/PmpR family DNA-binding transcriptional regulator has product MAGHSKWSNIKHKKAKEDKKRAKIFNKHLREISVAAREGGGDPEMNPRLDTAIDNAKSDNVPKDNIERAIKKGTGELDEGDGRYEDATYEGYGPGGIAYFIEVTTNNYNRTVGEIRHIFTSHGGNLGTDGSVGYLFEQKGMIRVKEEDHDEEEFMLNAIDAGAEEIDTEGEFFNVTTGRETMYDVRDELEEMEYEIESAELIRIPMTEVKVEADVAESNFKLMDKFEDNDDVSDVFTNMKMDEETLAIAEQMD; this is encoded by the coding sequence ATGGCAGGACATTCCAAGTGGTCTAATATAAAGCATAAAAAGGCCAAAGAAGACAAAAAACGAGCAAAAATATTTAATAAGCACCTGCGTGAAATATCTGTTGCGGCCCGCGAAGGCGGCGGTGATCCGGAAATGAATCCCCGACTGGATACGGCTATCGACAACGCCAAAAGCGATAATGTCCCCAAAGATAATATTGAACGCGCTATTAAAAAAGGGACCGGTGAGCTTGACGAAGGCGATGGCCGTTATGAAGATGCTACTTATGAGGGCTATGGTCCCGGCGGTATTGCCTATTTTATTGAAGTGACAACCAACAATTATAATCGTACCGTTGGTGAAATTCGCCATATTTTTACCTCACATGGTGGAAATCTCGGTACTGATGGTTCGGTTGGTTATCTGTTTGAACAAAAAGGAATGATCCGCGTAAAAGAAGAAGACCACGATGAAGAAGAGTTTATGCTCAATGCCATTGATGCCGGTGCTGAAGAAATTGATACAGAAGGAGAGTTTTTTAACGTAACAACCGGTCGAGAAACTATGTATGATGTCCGAGACGAGCTGGAAGAGATGGAATATGAAATTGAATCAGCTGAACTGATTCGCATTCCTATGACCGAAGTAAAGGTTGAAGCGGACGTAGCAGAATCTAATTTCAAGCTGATGGATAAATTTGAGGATAATGATGACGTATCCGATGTGTTTACTAACATGAAAATGGATGAAGAAACACTGGCTATTGCCGAACAAATGGATTGA
- a CDS encoding tetratricopeptide repeat protein, which translates to MRYILITILAFLLMGASLEDARKANEAYNNGNYEEAITLYKKAIDEDPENAKLYYNLASAQAKAGNSQEAVRTFEQFKNMTDDEERRAMANYDIGNILAEQKQWDKAVEYYKKSLRYLSDDEDAKHNYELALKQQQQNQNQDQQQNQQNKNNQQQQDQNQQQKKNQQNQENNSQQNQDKQGQQGEQEQNQDQQPQQRQSQMTQAEAEQILKALEQKEKELMKEFKKQKVESTDNKNEKDW; encoded by the coding sequence ATGAGATATATTCTTATTACCATATTGGCTTTCCTATTAATGGGAGCTTCATTGGAAGATGCCCGCAAGGCAAATGAAGCCTATAATAATGGAAACTATGAAGAGGCGATCACCCTTTATAAAAAAGCTATTGATGAGGATCCTGAAAACGCAAAACTTTACTATAATCTAGCCAGCGCCCAAGCCAAGGCCGGCAACAGTCAGGAAGCAGTCCGGACCTTTGAACAGTTTAAAAACATGACTGACGATGAAGAACGCCGTGCTATGGCGAATTACGATATTGGGAATATCCTGGCTGAACAAAAACAGTGGGATAAAGCCGTAGAGTACTATAAAAAATCACTGCGATATCTTTCTGATGATGAAGATGCCAAACATAATTACGAGCTGGCCCTGAAACAACAGCAGCAAAACCAGAATCAGGATCAACAGCAGAACCAACAGAATAAAAACAATCAGCAGCAGCAAGATCAGAATCAACAGCAGAAAAAGAATCAACAAAACCAAGAGAATAATTCGCAGCAGAACCAAGATAAACAAGGCCAGCAAGGTGAGCAGGAACAAAATCAGGATCAACAGCCCCAACAGCGGCAGAGCCAGATGACTCAGGCCGAGGCTGAACAAATTTTAAAAGCCCTAGAACAGAAGGAAAAAGAATTGATGAAAGAATTTAAGAAACAGAAAGTAGAGTCCACCGATAACAAAAATGAAAAAGATTGGTAA
- a CDS encoding TolB family protein: MKQSLVVLIFLLLSSKAAVCQPQNSDTLSYIHPYWSPDGQHIAFATAIEDNFDIFSINLRRKEIRQVSSHPANDYYPAWSPNGNYIAYFSEREREQYYDMRHASKKSEQFPISSARDGDLPSWSPDSQNLLYHSSEDGDMEIYLRNYRAKDIRKLTSNEATDVYPFFSPSGKDILFLTDRDGNFEIYTMEPDGRNQTRLTYSPHSYEVDPVWSPDGEKIAFSSDRNDNFDLYVMDKDGSNQRQLTTDPHFDLGPQWAPDGHTLLFTSNRFGSFDLFTIDIRNKTMKQLTAHSAKDYYASWSPNGQEILFCSDRSGPDEIYIMNKDGTDLRKIKINRYQ, encoded by the coding sequence ATGAAACAATCACTCGTAGTTCTCATCTTCTTGCTGTTAAGTAGTAAAGCAGCAGTGTGCCAGCCGCAAAATTCGGACACGCTCTCGTATATCCACCCATACTGGTCACCCGACGGACAACACATCGCTTTTGCAACAGCAATTGAAGACAATTTTGATATTTTTTCAATCAACTTACGCAGGAAGGAAATCCGGCAGGTGAGCTCCCATCCTGCCAATGATTACTATCCGGCCTGGTCACCCAATGGTAATTATATCGCCTATTTCTCAGAAAGAGAGCGGGAGCAGTATTATGATATGCGCCATGCCAGCAAGAAATCGGAGCAGTTTCCCATCAGTTCGGCACGTGATGGAGACCTGCCTTCATGGTCGCCGGATAGCCAGAATCTGCTTTATCATTCCAGTGAAGACGGTGATATGGAAATCTATCTCCGCAACTACAGAGCAAAGGATATACGAAAACTGACCTCCAATGAAGCGACCGATGTTTACCCCTTCTTTTCGCCCAGCGGTAAAGATATTTTATTCTTAACAGACCGGGATGGCAATTTCGAAATTTATACTATGGAACCCGACGGGCGTAATCAAACACGACTCACCTACTCTCCCCATTCCTATGAAGTAGATCCGGTCTGGTCACCTGATGGTGAAAAAATCGCCTTTTCTTCTGATCGCAATGACAACTTTGACCTGTATGTCATGGATAAAGACGGTTCAAATCAAAGGCAACTTACAACCGATCCTCATTTTGATCTCGGACCGCAATGGGCGCCGGATGGACACACTCTCCTTTTTACCTCCAATCGCTTCGGAAGCTTCGATCTTTTCACTATCGATATTAGGAATAAAACCATGAAGCAGCTTACTGCTCATTCTGCAAAAGATTACTACGCTTCTTGGTCGCCCAACGGACAAGAAATTCTGTTTTGTTCCGATCGTTCCGGTCCGGATGAAATCTATATCATGAACAAAGACGGAACAGATTTGAGAAAAATAAAAATCAACCGATACCAATAG
- a CDS encoding TonB-dependent receptor gives MTKLKYILSTGYCNQQRGRTAKSGIFFILIIFYLTLWGIPNVKAQQASIQGIITDSASGQPLEGANILLKNLSDETLHGIATDGNGFYQIGNIHPDTYLLRITFVGHMPYEDTLSLKENDRQNINISLQPDTEELEEVVVSLEQTTQVEAGRQQLSASDLGRVPTPAGSGDLASYIQTLPGVVSTGDRGGQLFIRGGTPTQNMVLVDGTLIYKPFHILGFFSVFPEKLVSGADFYAGGFGSQYAGRISSVIDVKMKDGDRNNTKGSASLSPLLGEIVVEGPLKKGKSSWIASTRRSLIEQTSPTLLGEEQPLHFESQYLKMSFFGEGNSRCSMMGMHTYDRGKLDPVEDDIFNWRNMVFGGRCVVLPEESDLLFDMNAGISHIANGAGSAENPERFAKATRFNLDIKLTQYSGSIRFDYGGFLHVNSLNYDMSEQFGGPQTGSELFPSLGTFVQSTIPIGNNVEAKPGLVLSYHRHNYPVSLEPRFRLSWQPWGNEEQSFHAAVGRYLQPITGVTGRRDAGSIFTAWMPSPVGNAQMEAIHFLAGWNQSWQNGLNISAEAYYKKLDRLPVSVWSNFARFTTDLAMADGVSYGSDLRLEYARNSLHAFIGYGYSHTEYETRQEQFEYWFGTSSQKYHPSHDRRHQLTAQLNLDINSFSAAINWQFGSGLPFSSPMGFDELLRFEEKLPDVKREHGTTRVIIEKPNNARMPSFHRLDLSLKRSFHFQNNQLTLRGGAINTYNQTNLFYYDVYNHQQFNQLPFLPYLAVNYEFQ, from the coding sequence ATGACCAAGCTAAAGTATATACTGAGTACTGGGTATTGTAATCAACAAAGGGGAAGGACTGCTAAGTCAGGAATATTTTTTATTCTGATTATCTTCTACCTTACCCTTTGGGGTATACCAAATGTAAAGGCACAACAAGCTTCCATACAGGGTATCATAACTGATTCTGCCAGCGGACAGCCGCTTGAAGGTGCAAATATTCTCCTGAAAAACCTTTCAGATGAAACCCTCCATGGAATAGCAACCGACGGTAATGGTTTCTATCAAATCGGTAATATTCATCCCGATACCTACCTGCTCCGCATTACTTTTGTAGGACACATGCCCTATGAAGATACTCTTTCCCTAAAAGAAAACGATCGCCAAAATATAAACATCAGCTTGCAGCCGGATACCGAAGAGCTAGAGGAAGTGGTTGTCTCACTTGAGCAAACCACACAGGTAGAAGCAGGGCGGCAACAACTATCCGCAAGCGATTTAGGACGAGTTCCGACTCCCGCGGGTAGTGGAGATCTGGCCAGCTACATCCAGACGCTTCCGGGCGTTGTATCCACCGGGGACCGCGGAGGACAATTGTTTATACGGGGTGGCACTCCGACCCAAAACATGGTTCTGGTAGATGGAACGCTAATCTACAAACCTTTTCATATACTCGGTTTCTTCTCTGTCTTCCCAGAAAAATTGGTCTCGGGAGCTGACTTTTATGCCGGTGGGTTTGGGTCACAATATGCCGGACGTATCTCCTCAGTTATAGATGTTAAAATGAAAGATGGTGACCGAAATAACACCAAAGGATCGGCATCTCTGAGTCCTCTTTTGGGAGAAATAGTTGTTGAAGGACCACTCAAAAAAGGCAAGTCTTCCTGGATTGCCTCCACACGCCGCTCGCTTATCGAGCAAACGAGTCCTACACTCCTTGGCGAAGAACAACCCCTTCATTTTGAAAGCCAATACCTAAAAATGAGCTTCTTCGGTGAAGGTAACTCCCGCTGTTCTATGATGGGTATGCATACCTACGACCGGGGCAAACTCGATCCGGTTGAAGATGACATTTTCAACTGGCGAAACATGGTGTTTGGAGGACGATGCGTGGTACTTCCTGAAGAGTCAGACCTCCTTTTTGATATGAATGCAGGAATTTCTCATATAGCAAATGGAGCCGGAAGCGCGGAGAATCCGGAACGCTTCGCCAAAGCTACCCGCTTTAATCTCGATATAAAACTCACGCAATATTCTGGTTCTATTCGATTTGATTATGGTGGATTCTTGCATGTTAATTCGCTCAACTATGATATGAGTGAGCAGTTTGGAGGGCCGCAAACCGGTTCTGAACTATTCCCGAGTTTAGGGACTTTTGTACAATCTACCATCCCCATCGGCAATAACGTTGAAGCCAAACCCGGCCTGGTTCTGTCTTATCACAGACATAACTATCCCGTAAGCCTGGAGCCACGATTTCGGCTTTCGTGGCAGCCTTGGGGAAACGAGGAGCAATCGTTTCATGCCGCAGTTGGACGTTATTTACAACCAATTACAGGTGTTACGGGGCGGCGGGATGCCGGCTCAATATTTACAGCATGGATGCCATCCCCGGTAGGCAATGCCCAAATGGAGGCTATTCATTTCTTGGCAGGGTGGAACCAATCATGGCAAAATGGACTCAATATTTCTGCGGAAGCTTATTATAAGAAATTAGATCGGCTACCGGTATCCGTTTGGAGTAATTTTGCCCGTTTCACCACTGATTTAGCCATGGCAGATGGCGTTTCGTATGGCAGCGATCTTCGACTGGAATACGCCAGAAATTCCTTGCACGCTTTTATCGGATACGGGTATTCCCATACAGAGTACGAGACAAGGCAAGAACAATTTGAATACTGGTTTGGTACCTCTTCTCAAAAGTATCATCCGAGCCACGACCGGCGCCATCAGCTTACTGCCCAGCTAAATCTCGATATAAACTCCTTTTCGGCAGCTATTAACTGGCAATTCGGTAGCGGACTTCCCTTCAGTAGTCCGATGGGATTTGACGAACTCCTTAGATTCGAAGAAAAACTACCCGATGTCAAACGAGAACACGGTACAACCCGCGTTATTATCGAAAAGCCCAACAACGCGCGCATGCCTTCCTTCCACCGCCTTGATCTTTCCCTGAAGCGTAGTTTTCACTTTCAAAACAACCAGCTCACTCTTAGAGGAGGAGCAATAAATACCTATAATCAAACCAACCTCTTCTACTATGATGTGTACAATCATCAGCAGTTTAATCAGCTCCCCTTCTTGCCATATCTTGCTGTGAATTATGAATTCCAATAG
- a CDS encoding DMT family transporter, producing the protein MGNNTSLHAFAYIILGATLVSFTSVLVELAHTGPTVSAFYRMFFGGIILLGISLFRQDRLWISFKGLGIPFLCALFFSMDLFFWHRSIIYVGPGLATILGNMQVFFVALFAVWLLKEKLSWQLMAAIPTAVVGLFLIVRTGWGQQDGAIKLGVLYGILTALCYALYILTLRKSRSDGNENLFSIFSNMSWICLLSALLLGITVVVEPGAGFAIPDLQTWGALLGLGIVGQVFGWVLISKGLPDVNASVAGLAILLQPALAFIWDILFFDRPTTTLEYVGAVIVLAGIYIGFTGRKE; encoded by the coding sequence ATGGGAAACAATACCTCGTTACACGCATTTGCTTATATTATTTTGGGTGCAACCCTGGTAAGCTTCACTTCCGTTTTGGTGGAGCTCGCTCACACGGGACCTACAGTATCTGCTTTTTACCGCATGTTTTTTGGTGGGATTATACTACTGGGTATTTCTCTTTTTCGACAAGATCGTCTCTGGATCAGTTTCAAAGGGTTAGGCATTCCTTTTCTGTGTGCTCTCTTTTTCAGTATGGATCTGTTTTTCTGGCACCGCAGTATTATTTACGTGGGACCGGGTTTGGCGACTATTCTGGGAAATATGCAGGTGTTCTTTGTGGCCTTATTTGCGGTCTGGCTGCTAAAGGAAAAACTTAGCTGGCAATTGATGGCTGCGATACCGACCGCCGTTGTTGGATTATTCCTAATTGTACGAACTGGTTGGGGGCAGCAGGACGGGGCGATTAAGTTAGGAGTCCTTTATGGAATATTGACGGCTCTTTGTTATGCCTTGTATATTCTCACTTTGCGGAAGTCCCGCTCGGATGGCAATGAGAATCTTTTCTCTATATTTTCCAATATGAGCTGGATCTGTTTGCTATCGGCGCTGTTACTGGGAATTACAGTGGTAGTTGAACCGGGAGCCGGCTTTGCAATTCCTGATTTACAGACGTGGGGCGCGTTGCTGGGACTCGGAATTGTAGGACAGGTTTTTGGATGGGTTCTAATATCCAAAGGATTGCCTGATGTAAATGCTTCTGTTGCCGGACTGGCTATCTTGCTCCAGCCAGCTTTGGCCTTTATATGGGATATTCTCTTTTTTGATCGTCCTACAACAACTCTGGAATATGTAGGGGCAGTCATTGTGTTGGCAGGTATCTACATCGGGTTTACGGGACGGAAGGAGTAG
- the bshA gene encoding N-acetyl-alpha-D-glucosaminyl L-malate synthase BshA, with protein MNIGIVCYPTFGGSGVVATELAKGLAQRGHSVHILSYDRPARLDTFQTNISYHEVNMNTYPLFEYPPYDLALANQMANLIEYEKIDVLHVHYAIPHATSAYLAKQILGEKAAHVPLITTLHGTDITIVGSDPSYKSVVDFSINQSDGVTAVSKYLRDETYERFDIKKEIEVIPNFIDLDRFKKSNKNHFKRAICPNGEKVVVHVSNFREVKRVPEVVTTFDYILKNDIDAKLLLVGDGPDRQRAEQRCRELGICNHVRFLGKQDQVEEVLSIADLFLIPSGSETFGLAALEAMSCSVPVVSSNIGGLPEVNIHGETGYLCALDDTECMGRYSVDILSNPKLHKRMAKNARKRAEQFEMSTIIETYEEYYEKCKKELQAQLA; from the coding sequence ATGAATATAGGAATCGTATGTTATCCTACCTTTGGTGGGAGTGGGGTTGTGGCAACAGAACTGGCGAAGGGATTAGCCCAGCGAGGGCATAGCGTACATATTTTGAGCTATGACCGTCCGGCGCGTCTGGATACTTTTCAGACCAATATTTCCTACCACGAAGTGAATATGAACACCTATCCGCTTTTTGAATATCCCCCCTACGATTTAGCCTTGGCAAATCAGATGGCCAATCTCATTGAATATGAAAAGATTGATGTGTTGCATGTCCACTATGCGATTCCTCATGCTACCAGTGCTTATTTGGCAAAGCAGATATTAGGTGAAAAAGCGGCTCACGTACCTCTCATTACTACGCTACACGGTACGGATATCACTATTGTGGGCAGCGATCCCAGCTATAAAAGCGTAGTTGACTTCTCAATTAATCAGAGCGATGGCGTTACTGCAGTATCTAAATATCTACGGGATGAAACCTACGAACGATTCGATATTAAGAAAGAAATTGAGGTTATTCCGAATTTTATTGATCTCGACCGTTTTAAAAAGTCCAATAAAAATCATTTTAAAAGAGCTATTTGTCCCAATGGAGAAAAGGTAGTGGTGCATGTATCTAACTTCAGGGAAGTAAAGCGTGTCCCCGAAGTGGTTACTACATTTGATTATATTCTCAAAAATGATATAGATGCAAAGCTGCTGTTGGTAGGTGATGGCCCCGACCGTCAGCGTGCTGAGCAACGATGTCGTGAGTTAGGAATATGTAATCACGTTCGATTTTTGGGTAAACAGGATCAGGTGGAAGAAGTGCTTTCTATTGCAGACCTTTTCCTGATTCCATCCGGTTCTGAGACTTTCGGGCTGGCGGCGCTTGAAGCCATGAGTTGTTCGGTACCGGTAGTCAGTTCCAATATTGGTGGGCTTCCAGAAGTGAATATACACGGAGAAACTGGTTATCTGTGCGCCTTGGATGACACTGAATGTATGGGACGCTATTCTGTCGATATTTTATCGAATCCAAAATTGCACAAAAGGATGGCTAAAAATGCACGGAAAAGGGCTGAACAATTTGAGATGAGCACGATTATAGAAACTTACGAGGAATATTACGAGAAATGTAAAAAGGAACTTCAGGCTCAATTGGCTTAG
- a CDS encoding porin has translation MHTLKYLLRHLFSVALFTFALTALSYAQEHKSQDGQLKQLQENLKNDYFSFGLLVQGLADFQPERMAGYNGFKASKGRFKISGIFDNQFGYNLQATMLKSPSILDANVYYKPTVNFSIKGGIFKSPFTHEYLTGAGSILFASRSTVVNQLGTKRQVGFQIDTYTSEKTFRFTGGIFNGNNYSGNSNDDNKFLYVGRIESYLGDDSNQTKLGVSIAHETKDAPGAGNLSTGYIGKQTLLTTYASLTQNKLLLDGEFIHGWRNPDVGPDSNPYGYYFTAGYLVTDSSRLLIRWDAFEGDNLTQDTEQILVGFNHTPNSFTKLKLNYVLPTNDSIEYSNFLAILQVGF, from the coding sequence ATGCATACCTTGAAATACCTTTTGAGACATCTTTTTTCAGTAGCTCTATTTACTTTTGCTCTCACAGCATTGAGCTATGCTCAGGAACATAAATCCCAAGATGGTCAGCTTAAGCAGCTGCAGGAAAACCTTAAAAACGATTATTTTTCTTTTGGTCTGTTAGTGCAGGGCCTGGCAGACTTTCAACCGGAAAGAATGGCCGGTTATAATGGATTCAAGGCATCCAAAGGTCGATTTAAAATATCTGGCATATTTGACAACCAGTTTGGGTATAACCTCCAGGCAACTATGTTGAAGAGTCCTTCTATCCTGGATGCAAACGTTTATTACAAACCAACGGTTAACTTCTCAATCAAAGGCGGAATTTTTAAATCGCCCTTTACGCATGAATACCTGACCGGAGCGGGATCAATTCTCTTTGCAAGCCGATCTACCGTAGTTAATCAATTGGGGACCAAGCGACAGGTAGGTTTTCAGATCGATACCTATACTTCCGAAAAAACATTCCGTTTTACGGGCGGTATTTTTAATGGCAATAATTACAGTGGCAATAGCAATGATGACAATAAATTTCTATACGTTGGTCGAATCGAAAGCTATCTGGGCGACGACAGCAACCAAACAAAACTTGGAGTCAGCATTGCACATGAGACAAAAGACGCACCGGGAGCCGGGAACTTGTCCACGGGGTATATAGGAAAACAAACTCTTCTTACAACATACGCCAGCCTTACCCAGAATAAGCTACTGCTGGACGGTGAGTTTATTCACGGATGGCGAAATCCAGACGTTGGTCCCGATAGTAATCCCTATGGCTATTATTTCACAGCAGGATATTTAGTCACAGACAGCAGCCGCCTGTTGATTCGATGGGATGCTTTTGAAGGAGATAATTTAACTCAGGATACAGAGCAGATTCTTGTTGGCTTCAACCATACCCCCAACAGCTTTACAAAGCTAAAGCTAAATTACGTATTACCAACCAACGATAGTATCGAATACTCAAACTTTTTGGCTATCCTTCAGGTAGGATTTTAA
- a CDS encoding D-glycero-alpha-D-manno-heptose-1,7-bisphosphate 7-phosphatase, translated as MNKAFFLDRDGTINVDYNYVHRPEEWTWCDNAIKALQWIQNHSYKIIVVTNQSGIARGRYTEEQVQSLHKWADKQLAEQNISIDGWYYAPHHPTHDPDKEYAPEDRKPGTGMFEKAAQKHNIDFSKSYMAGDKITDLKPAIELGMTPFFIRSRHEANQDGRWLEKHNLVRHNTLFDAIQTLD; from the coding sequence ATGAATAAAGCTTTTTTTCTGGATCGCGACGGAACCATTAATGTAGACTATAACTATGTACACCGTCCCGAAGAATGGACCTGGTGCGATAATGCAATTAAAGCTTTGCAATGGATACAGAACCACAGCTATAAGATTATTGTCGTCACTAATCAGTCGGGTATTGCCCGGGGCAGGTATACCGAAGAACAGGTTCAAAGCTTGCACAAATGGGCCGATAAACAACTTGCTGAACAAAATATCTCCATTGACGGCTGGTATTATGCTCCTCACCATCCCACGCACGACCCCGACAAGGAATATGCGCCCGAAGACCGCAAACCCGGTACGGGCATGTTTGAAAAAGCCGCCCAAAAGCATAATATCGATTTTAGTAAATCATATATGGCCGGAGATAAAATAACAGATCTCAAACCGGCTATTGAGCTGGGAATGACTCCCTTCTTTATACGCTCCCGCCACGAAGCCAATCAGGATGGGCGATGGCTCGAGAAACACAACCTTGTCCGACACAACACGCTCTTTGATGCTATCCAGACTCTTGACTAA
- the sucC gene encoding ADP-forming succinate--CoA ligase subunit beta: protein MKIHEYQAKDLLKKYDVAVPAGVSATSADEAVKAAEEMKADGATLFVVKAQIHAGGRGKGKTKNSGVSGVILCDTIDEVRDAAESLLGDVLVTKQTGEEGQKVQRIYVTDGVDIEQEFYLGILLDRSKSKNVIMVSTEGGVEIEKVAEETPDKIIKEWIEPGMDLQHNQARRLAFALGLEGDAFKKAVKFIMALYKCYEETDANMVEINPLVLTPSGDVMALDAKMTFDDNALFRHPEIEELRDKSEENPVELEASEYGLNYIKLDGNVGCMVNGAGLAMATMDIIKLSGGDPANFLDVGGSANVETVKNGFRIILEDKNVKAILINIFGGIVRCDRVANGVIEAVKDPEIAEKVQDVPIIVRLQGTNAEEAKEIIDNSDLNVISAVLLKDAAEEVSKVLAA from the coding sequence ATGAAAATTCATGAGTATCAAGCGAAGGATTTACTAAAAAAATATGATGTAGCCGTGCCAGCAGGCGTTTCGGCAACCTCGGCAGATGAGGCCGTAAAAGCTGCTGAAGAAATGAAAGCGGATGGCGCTACACTATTTGTCGTAAAAGCCCAAATCCATGCCGGTGGACGCGGCAAAGGGAAAACGAAAAACAGTGGAGTCAGCGGTGTTATTCTCTGCGATACCATTGATGAAGTCCGTGATGCCGCCGAATCGCTGCTTGGTGATGTACTGGTTACCAAACAAACCGGAGAAGAGGGTCAGAAGGTTCAGCGTATTTATGTAACTGATGGCGTCGATATTGAGCAGGAGTTCTATCTCGGTATTCTGCTCGACCGCTCAAAGAGCAAGAATGTAATTATGGTATCTACCGAAGGCGGAGTGGAAATCGAAAAAGTTGCTGAAGAAACACCCGACAAAATTATCAAGGAATGGATAGAACCGGGTATGGACCTGCAACACAACCAGGCACGCCGTCTCGCTTTTGCCCTCGGGCTCGAAGGCGATGCCTTTAAAAAAGCCGTGAAATTTATCATGGCATTGTATAAGTGCTATGAAGAAACCGATGCAAATATGGTCGAAATCAACCCGCTGGTACTCACTCCCTCTGGCGATGTGATGGCCCTCGATGCCAAGATGACTTTTGATGACAACGCGCTCTTCCGCCACCCGGAAATTGAGGAACTGCGTGATAAATCGGAAGAAAATCCGGTAGAGCTTGAAGCTTCCGAATACGGGCTGAATTATATTAAGCTCGACGGTAATGTTGGTTGTATGGTCAACGGTGCGGGACTTGCCATGGCGACCATGGATATCATCAAGCTTTCCGGCGGCGATCCGGCTAACTTCCTGGATGTGGGCGGAAGCGCCAATGTGGAAACCGTGAAAAACGGCTTCCGTATTATCCTTGAAGATAAAAACGTGAAAGCGATTTTGATTAATATTTTTGGTGGAATTGTACGATGCGACCGTGTAGCAAATGGAGTCATTGAAGCGGTCAAAGATCCTGAAATCGCAGAGAAGGTTCAGGATGTACCCATTATCGTCCGCCTGCAGGGAACCAATGCCGAGGAAGCGAAGGAGATCATTGACAATTCAGACTTGAATGTCATCTCTGCCGTGCTGCTTAAAGATGCTGCGGAAGAAGTTTCCAAGGTGCTGGCGGCGTAA